One Kineococcus aurantiacus genomic window carries:
- a CDS encoding CNNM domain-containing protein, which yields MDAPAGPLLLLALLLVVAAGLVAAAESAIAGTSRRRARELQDDGRRGAPALARVLERAAPVLTVCTLLRVVLETLAAVCVTVVVASWTDSWSLVLLGAGLGMSALDFVLVGVGPRTLGRLHAETVGLLAAPVLAPLTTVLGPVARALVAVGNAVTPGRGLRHGPFGSEAELREIVELAGETSVIEAREQRMIHSVFELGDTLAREVMVPRTDLVTARRGTGLHEAEALFLRSGFSRMPVVGEDADDVLGVVYLKDVARRFHTDPARARTEHVEEVARPAVFVPDSLPVDDLMRQMQRDNVHVAIVVDEYGGTAGLVTIEDILEEIVGDISDEYDRAGPEVEHLDDGGFRVSSRLHVEDLGELFDREIEDEDVDTVGGLLAKTLGEVLVPGAVAEVHGLRLEADARAGRRNQVRTVLVHRLPEPETELLDAGGLDHA from the coding sequence GTGGACGCTCCCGCGGGCCCGCTGCTGCTGCTGGCCCTGCTGCTCGTCGTGGCGGCCGGGCTCGTCGCGGCCGCCGAGTCGGCCATCGCCGGCACGTCCCGGCGCCGCGCCCGGGAGCTGCAGGACGACGGCCGCCGCGGCGCCCCGGCGCTGGCCCGCGTGCTGGAGCGCGCCGCGCCCGTCCTGACCGTCTGCACCCTGCTGCGGGTCGTCCTGGAGACCCTCGCGGCGGTCTGCGTGACCGTCGTCGTGGCCAGCTGGACCGACTCGTGGTCCCTGGTCCTGCTCGGCGCCGGGCTGGGCATGTCGGCGCTCGACTTCGTCCTCGTCGGCGTCGGCCCCCGCACGCTGGGCCGGCTGCACGCCGAGACCGTCGGCCTGCTCGCCGCGCCCGTGCTGGCCCCGCTGACCACCGTCCTGGGGCCGGTGGCCCGGGCCCTGGTGGCCGTCGGCAACGCCGTCACCCCGGGCCGGGGCCTGCGCCACGGCCCGTTCGGGTCCGAGGCCGAGCTGCGCGAGATCGTCGAGCTGGCGGGGGAGACCTCCGTCATCGAGGCCCGCGAGCAGCGGATGATCCACTCCGTCTTCGAGCTCGGCGACACCCTCGCCCGCGAGGTCATGGTGCCCCGCACCGACCTCGTCACCGCCCGCCGCGGCACGGGCCTGCACGAGGCGGAGGCGCTGTTCCTGCGCTCGGGGTTCTCCCGGATGCCGGTCGTGGGCGAGGACGCCGACGACGTCCTCGGCGTCGTCTACCTCAAGGACGTCGCCCGCCGCTTCCACACCGACCCCGCGCGGGCCCGCACCGAGCACGTCGAGGAGGTCGCCCGCCCGGCGGTGTTCGTCCCCGACAGCCTGCCCGTCGACGACCTCATGCGGCAGATGCAGCGCGACAACGTCCACGTGGCGATCGTCGTCGACGAGTACGGCGGCACCGCCGGCCTGGTCACGATCGAGGACATCCTCGAGGAGATCGTCGGGGACATCTCCGACGAGTACGACCGCGCCGGGCCCGAGGTCGAGCACCTCGACGACGGCGGGTTCCGGGTGTCCTCGCGGCTGCACGTGGAGGACCTCGGGGAGCTGTTCGACCGGGAGATCGAGGACGAGGACGTCGACACCGTCGGCGGCCTGCTCGCCAAGACGCTCGGTGAGGTGCTCGTCCCCGGTGCCGTCGCCGAGGTGCACGGCCTGCGGCTGGAGGCCGACGCCCGCGCCGGCCGCCGCAACCAGGTGCGGACGGTCCTCGTCCACCGCCTGCCCGAACCCGAGACCGAACTCCTCGACGCCGGAGGCCTCGACCATGCCTGA
- the ybeY gene encoding rRNA maturation RNase YbeY, translating to MSIDVVDESCFAQGRGVDTVEVTHLARYVLDEMRVHPLADLSILMVDTEAMSRLHVQWMDEPGPTDVMSFPMDQLRPGREGGTSEPGLLGDVVVCPEVAAAQAKASGHATADEVLLLVTHGILHLLGYDHAEPDEEREMFTLQRRLVLGFLARIGRPGDPTPTVGHRALPSGG from the coding sequence GTGAGCATCGACGTCGTCGACGAGAGCTGCTTCGCCCAGGGCCGCGGCGTCGACACCGTCGAGGTGACGCACCTGGCCCGGTACGTGCTGGACGAGATGCGGGTGCACCCGCTGGCCGACCTGTCGATCCTCATGGTCGACACCGAGGCCATGTCCCGCCTGCACGTGCAGTGGATGGACGAGCCCGGCCCCACCGACGTCATGTCCTTCCCCATGGACCAGCTGCGCCCCGGCCGCGAGGGCGGCACGTCCGAGCCGGGCCTGCTGGGGGACGTCGTGGTGTGCCCGGAGGTGGCCGCGGCGCAGGCCAAGGCCTCGGGCCACGCCACGGCCGACGAGGTGCTGCTGCTCGTGACGCACGGCATCCTGCACCTGCTCGGCTACGACCACGCCGAGCCGGACGAGGAGCGGGAGATGTTCACCCTGCAGCGCCGGCTCGTGCTGGGCTTCCTGGCCCGCATCGGCCGTCCCGGCGACCCGACCCCCACGGTCGGGCACCGGGCGCTGCCGTCGGGGGGCTGA
- a CDS encoding PhoH family protein: MASTEPTPEPTAAPSGQALGTARHVIVVPPEVPMVGLLGARDELLRVLERAFTRVDVLVRGNEITVTGTAAEVALLERLVDQMTTVLRSGQALSPDAVERSVAMLRAQANGTGDDRPADVLTMNILSSRGRTIRPKTVNQKHYVEAIDEHTVVFGIGPAGTGKTYLAMAKAVQALQAKQVNRIVLTRPAVEAGERLGFLPGTLTDKIDPYLRPLYDALHDMLDPDSIPRLMAAGTIEVAPLAYMRGRTLNDAFIILDEAQNTSPEQMKMFLTRLGFGSKIVVTGDVTQVDLPSGTESGLRVVQDILEGIEDVHFSRLTSSDVVRHRLVGEIVDAYGRWEEARPRAGAAHGGRKR, encoded by the coding sequence ATGGCCAGCACCGAACCCACCCCCGAACCCACGGCCGCGCCGTCCGGCCAGGCCCTCGGCACGGCGCGGCACGTCATCGTGGTGCCGCCCGAGGTCCCCATGGTGGGGCTGCTCGGCGCGCGCGACGAACTGCTGCGCGTGCTGGAGCGGGCCTTCACCCGGGTCGACGTCCTCGTGCGCGGCAACGAGATCACCGTCACGGGCACGGCCGCCGAGGTCGCCCTCCTGGAGCGCCTGGTCGACCAGATGACGACCGTCCTGCGCAGCGGCCAGGCACTGTCGCCCGACGCCGTCGAGCGGTCCGTGGCCATGCTGCGCGCCCAGGCCAACGGCACCGGCGACGACCGCCCCGCCGACGTCCTGACGATGAACATCCTGTCCAGCCGCGGGCGCACGATCCGGCCCAAGACGGTCAACCAGAAGCACTACGTCGAGGCCATCGACGAGCACACCGTCGTCTTCGGCATCGGCCCGGCGGGCACGGGCAAGACGTACCTGGCGATGGCCAAGGCCGTGCAGGCGCTGCAGGCCAAGCAGGTCAACCGCATCGTCCTGACCCGCCCGGCGGTCGAGGCCGGGGAGCGGCTGGGCTTCCTGCCCGGCACGCTCACCGACAAGATCGACCCGTACCTGCGCCCGCTGTACGACGCGCTGCACGACATGCTCGACCCCGACTCCATCCCGCGCCTCATGGCGGCCGGGACCATCGAGGTCGCGCCCCTGGCGTACATGCGCGGGCGCACCCTCAACGACGCCTTCATCATCCTGGACGAGGCGCAGAACACCTCCCCCGAGCAGATGAAGATGTTCCTCACCCGCCTGGGCTTCGGGTCCAAGATCGTCGTGACGGGTGACGTCACGCAGGTCGACCTGCCCTCGGGCACCGAGTCGGGCCTGCGCGTCGTGCAGGACATCCTCGAGGGCATCGAGGACGTCCACTTCTCCCGGCTGACCTCCAGCGACGTCGTCCGGCACCGCCTCGTCGGGGAGATCGTCGACGCCTACGGCCGCTGGGAGGAGGCCCGCCCGCGGGCCGGTGCCGCGCACGGCGGGAGGAAGCGGTGA
- a CDS encoding Gfo/Idh/MocA family oxidoreductase, with the protein MDRPARIALTGGGFRAGLHLDLLGRLPGRFEVTGVLARSAATAGALAARGLPVHRDLDGLLRAAPDVVVVSVPARVAPGLVRELDGRGVHAVTETPAAADLDGLRALWDAVGAHGRVQVAEQYLLFPHNAARAELVRRGAVGTPTSVQVSSTQLHHATSLVRGLLGTRWRGARVVATATTAPLADPITRAGWTGSAEPRPQTTTIATFDFGDGRSALYDFTETQTRNPLRARRLVVRGSAGELVDDRLVRLTGPTTVVPSTLERRWTGHHQDVQGHDLDHLSLDGEVLFRNPFPTSRLSDEDIAVATLLQRCAAWARDEGPPPYPLAEAAQDQLLSAAIERSLATGGPVATGEGPWARS; encoded by the coding sequence GTGGACCGGCCCGCGCGCATCGCCCTGACCGGCGGGGGCTTCCGCGCCGGCCTGCACCTGGACCTGCTGGGCCGCCTGCCCGGGCGCTTCGAGGTGACCGGGGTCCTGGCCCGCAGCGCCGCCACCGCCGGGGCGCTCGCGGCGCGCGGGCTGCCCGTCCACCGCGACCTCGACGGGCTGCTGCGCGCCGCGCCGGACGTCGTCGTCGTCTCGGTGCCCGCGCGGGTGGCCCCCGGCCTGGTCCGCGAGCTCGACGGGCGCGGGGTGCACGCCGTCACCGAGACCCCCGCGGCCGCCGACCTCGACGGGCTGCGCGCGCTGTGGGACGCCGTCGGGGCGCACGGCCGCGTCCAGGTCGCCGAGCAGTACCTGCTCTTCCCGCACAACGCGGCCCGCGCCGAGCTCGTGCGCCGCGGCGCGGTCGGGACGCCCACCTCGGTGCAGGTCTCCTCCACGCAGCTGCACCACGCGACGTCGCTGGTCCGGGGCCTGCTGGGGACGCGGTGGCGCGGCGCCCGCGTGGTCGCCACCGCGACGACCGCGCCGCTGGCCGACCCGATCACCCGGGCGGGCTGGACCGGCAGCGCCGAGCCGCGCCCGCAGACCACGACGATCGCCACGTTCGACTTCGGCGACGGCCGCAGCGCCCTGTACGACTTCACCGAGACCCAGACGCGCAACCCGCTGCGGGCGCGGCGGCTGGTCGTGCGCGGCAGCGCCGGCGAGCTCGTCGACGACCGGCTCGTCCGGCTGACCGGCCCCACGACCGTCGTGCCCTCCACGCTCGAGCGGCGCTGGACCGGTCACCACCAGGACGTGCAGGGCCACGACCTGGACCACCTGTCCCTCGACGGCGAGGTGCTGTTCCGCAACCCCTTCCCCACCTCCCGGCTGTCCGACGAGGACATCGCGGTGGCCACGCTCCTGCAGCGGTGCGCGGCCTGGGCCCGGGACGAGGGCCCGCCGCCCTACCCGCTGGCCGAGGCCGCGCAGGACCAGCTCCTCAGCGCGGCGATCGAGCGGTCCCTGGCCACCGGCGGGCCCGTCGCGACCGGCGAGGGACCGTGGGCGCGCAGCTGA
- a CDS encoding aminotransferase class IV, giving the protein MGAQLSGPRRTLVLGVGEVPWDAPVAAADDAGLRGDGFFETLLVRGRHAVRLAAHLDRFERSAAAFGVGLDRDAWTALAVAATADLPAAGEAVLRWSLSRDGLGLVTVRPVPDGVRAGRRGVDVVTLARGTATVPDAPWLLAAAKTSSYAVNSAALREAARRGAQDALFVDADGLVLEAPTANLLWTAGGRWFTPPRSGRAVLPGTTLEAVAGELNVEEAHVRPAELAGADGAWLLSSLRGAAPVLRLDGTALPHDADRTAALRGIALGTG; this is encoded by the coding sequence GTGGGCGCGCAGCTGAGCGGGCCGCGGCGGACCCTGGTCCTGGGGGTCGGGGAGGTCCCCTGGGACGCCCCCGTCGCCGCCGCCGACGACGCGGGCCTGCGCGGGGACGGGTTCTTCGAGACCCTGCTCGTGCGCGGCCGGCACGCCGTGCGGCTGGCGGCGCACCTGGACCGGTTCGAGCGGTCGGCCGCCGCCTTCGGGGTGGGCCTGGACCGGGACGCGTGGACCGCCCTGGCGGTGGCCGCGACCGCGGACCTGCCCGCCGCCGGCGAGGCCGTCCTGCGGTGGAGCCTGTCGCGCGACGGGCTCGGGCTGGTCACGGTGCGGCCCGTCCCCGACGGCGTGCGGGCGGGCCGGCGCGGGGTCGACGTCGTGACCCTGGCCCGCGGGACCGCGACCGTGCCCGACGCGCCGTGGCTGCTGGCCGCGGCCAAGACGTCCTCCTACGCCGTGAACTCCGCCGCCCTGCGGGAGGCGGCGCGGCGCGGGGCGCAGGACGCGCTGTTCGTCGACGCCGACGGCCTCGTCCTGGAGGCCCCGACCGCGAACCTGCTGTGGACCGCGGGGGGCCGCTGGTTCACCCCGCCGCGGTCCGGGCGGGCGGTCCTGCCGGGCACGACCCTGGAGGCCGTGGCGGGCGAGCTGAACGTCGAGGAGGCCCACGTGCGCCCCGCGGAGCTGGCCGGGGCCGACGGCGCCTGGCTGCTGTCGAGCCTGCGCGGGGCCGCCCCCGTCCTGCGCCTGGACGGCACCGCGCTGCCGCACGACGCCGACCGCACCGCCGCCCTGCGGGGGATCGCGCTGGGGACGGGCTGA
- a CDS encoding alkaline phosphatase D family protein, giving the protein MQTPSSPFSRRSLLAAGGTGLLAPALLRSGAPRITHGVQSGDVTSSTATIWTRADRTARMFVQVSPTGTFGRDCRTYRGPLLKGSSDFTGRLDVNGLPSATDVPYRVVLGAPDAHRPDGESVEGFLRTAPAAGDHRRLRFLWSGDQAGQGWGRNPDLGGFPIYRAMARRDADFFLHSGDTIYADGVITGDVTLPDGRVYRNVVTEAKSHVAQTLDDFRGAFQYNLEDEAYRRFFARVPQVNQWDDHEVHNNWFPHEVLDDDRYTEKRVDVLWARGEQAWREYVPISRRRTSDVYGKFSFGPLLDVFVLDMRSYRDPNPWGWAGGGVRPDGGILGTEQARWLVEAMAASTARWKVVQADMPVGLVVPDSQTDPAGIEAVAQGDPGVPRGRERQIAWILRELKRRGVRDHVWLTADVHYTAAHHYSPDRASFTEFDPFWEFVSGPLHAGSFGPSDLDPTFGPKVEFQAVPPRPNTSPLEGSQFFGEVEIDPDSQVLTVTLRDVDGAALWSRDLQPHG; this is encoded by the coding sequence GTGCAGACCCCCTCCTCCCCCTTCTCGCGCCGTTCCCTCCTCGCCGCCGGCGGCACCGGGCTGCTGGCCCCCGCCCTGCTGCGCAGCGGTGCCCCGCGGATCACCCACGGCGTGCAGTCCGGGGACGTCACCTCCAGCACCGCGACGATCTGGACGCGCGCCGACCGCACCGCGCGGATGTTCGTGCAGGTCTCCCCGACCGGCACGTTCGGCCGCGACTGCCGCACCTACCGCGGACCGCTGCTGAAGGGGTCCAGCGACTTCACCGGCCGCCTGGACGTGAACGGCCTGCCGTCGGCCACCGACGTCCCCTACCGGGTCGTCCTGGGCGCGCCCGACGCCCACCGCCCGGACGGGGAGTCGGTGGAGGGTTTCCTGCGGACCGCACCGGCCGCGGGCGACCACCGGCGCCTGCGGTTCCTGTGGAGCGGTGACCAGGCCGGTCAGGGCTGGGGCCGCAACCCCGACCTGGGCGGGTTCCCGATCTACCGGGCGATGGCGCGGCGGGACGCGGACTTCTTCCTGCACTCGGGGGACACGATCTACGCCGACGGGGTCATCACCGGCGACGTGACGCTGCCCGACGGGCGCGTCTACCGCAACGTCGTCACCGAGGCGAAGTCCCACGTGGCGCAGACCCTCGACGACTTCCGGGGCGCCTTCCAGTACAACCTCGAGGACGAGGCCTACCGGCGGTTCTTCGCCCGCGTCCCGCAGGTGAACCAGTGGGACGACCACGAGGTGCACAACAACTGGTTCCCGCACGAGGTCCTCGACGACGACCGGTACACCGAGAAGCGCGTCGACGTGCTGTGGGCCCGCGGCGAGCAGGCGTGGCGCGAGTACGTCCCGATCTCGCGGCGGCGCACGTCCGACGTCTACGGGAAGTTCTCCTTCGGCCCGCTGCTGGACGTCTTCGTCCTGGACATGCGCAGCTACCGGGACCCGAACCCGTGGGGCTGGGCCGGGGGCGGCGTCCGCCCCGACGGGGGGATCCTCGGCACCGAGCAGGCGCGCTGGCTCGTCGAGGCGATGGCGGCCTCCACGGCGCGCTGGAAGGTCGTGCAGGCCGACATGCCCGTCGGGCTCGTCGTGCCGGACTCCCAGACCGACCCCGCGGGCATCGAGGCCGTCGCCCAGGGCGACCCGGGGGTCCCGCGCGGCCGGGAACGGCAGATCGCGTGGATCCTGCGCGAGCTGAAGCGGCGCGGGGTGCGCGACCACGTGTGGCTGACCGCGGACGTGCACTACACCGCGGCGCACCACTACTCCCCCGACCGGGCGTCCTTCACCGAGTTCGACCCGTTCTGGGAGTTCGTCTCCGGCCCCCTGCACGCCGGGTCGTTCGGGCCCAGCGACCTCGACCCGACGTTCGGGCCGAAGGTGGAGTTCCAGGCCGTGCCGCCGCGCCCGAACACCTCGCCGCTGGAGGGTTCGCAGTTCTTCGGCGAGGTCGAGATCGACCCCGACTCCCAGGTGCTCACGGTGACCCTGCGCGACGTCGACGGCGCCGCGCTGTGGAGCCGGGACCTGCAGCCGCACGGCTGA